The sequence below is a genomic window from Deinococcus humi.
CCAACGGACTGGCGCGCCAGTCCGATGGCAAGCTGATTGTGGCAGGTCAGGTGGACGGTCAACTGGCGGCCATCCGCTTCCTGAGCAATCTGACCCTGGACTCCAGTTTCGGTGCCGGCGGCGTGGTCAAACTCCCGCTGGGAGGGACAAACACCAGCGAACTCGGTTCGTCGGCCCTGGACGTCGCCGTGCAGCCGGACGGCAAGATCGTGCTGGGGGGCAGAGTGCGTCAGCAATTCAACCAGGATTTCGTGCTGGTCCGCCTGCAAAGCAATGGCACGCGTGATGCTAGCTTCGGTCAGAACGGCGTAGCAATCACCGCCCTGGAAGACTTGCCCGCATATAGCTACGCGTCAGGCATCTCCGATGAGTTCATTTCGGGGCTGGCCCTTCAGCCTGACGGCAAGATCGTGGTAGCAGGACAGGCCAGTGGTGGGTTCGGAGACGAAGCCGTGCTAGCTCGCTACAGCTCATCCGGGCAGCTTGACGCTTCATTTTCTGGCGATGGCATTGCAAAAGGGATCATCGACGGGTACGGCGGTTTCAGGACGGTGGCGGTGCTGCCGGACGGAGAACTTCTCGCGGGCGGCAGCACACAGCGGGCCCTGGCCAGAGCGTTTCTACAGAAGTTCAGCGCAGATGGCATGCCTGGGTCGCGCGTGGTGTTCAATTTCAACGACGAAAATTATCTTGAGTCCGAAACGATTATTTACGCCCTGGCCGTGCAGGACGACGGTGGCGTGATCGTGGGGGGAGGCAATCAGGCCTTCAGTTCAGTCAACACGGACGGAACGTATCTTGCCCGCTTCTCTGCGGCGCTGGTCCAGGACACCACGTTCGGTGGTGCGGCGGACGGCAATGTCAAGATCAATGGGGACACCTTCATCGCGCTGGCCAACAGCGGGAACACCATTGTGGCCACCACGCCTAGCGCAGATCCTGTGGGCGGGACTGTGCGGGTATTCCGCTAAGTACCCACTTGTCATCTGAGCCTCGTGGCCTGATACTTCGGGAGACTGATGCATTAATGGGCGGAATAGGCGTGCTCGGCAACTGAAGGTAAGTTCTGAAGCCAAGCTCCACCTTACCGCGCCGCCTGTAGGAGGTCCGGCCACCCGTTTTTCACCAGATTGACGACCAAGCGTCCCCGGTTTGGGTTCCCCTGACTGATTTCCAGGCCCTGGCCAGGCGAATGCGACACAGCGCACCCTGAACAACAGAGCAGTGCGTTATCGCCGAACCAGGTGGTGCGCTCCACGATCAGGGTGAGCTGGGCATCGTAGGGAAGCTGAGCCATAGTGGGGCAGGTGAGTATTCAGATCGGCGGTCAATATATTAAAGGGCGGTCTCAGGGCTTATCACAGCCCCAGAGAGTGCCTTTAGCATTCCACATTGTGTTCATGTCATTATTGGCCACAGTTTGTCAGGAGCTGAAGCTCCAGAGCTTGTCCGTATGCATGACGCCCAGGACCTTGTAGGTAACCAATAGCCGTTCAAAGTACGGTTTCGGAGCGTCTATATTCCCACACGTTTGCAACAGGCTTTCTAGCACGACGCCGATGTTCCGCCCGTCACCACGGGTGATTCTTGCCACCGATCTCACCGCACGACTCATGCAGGGACCACCGGGAACTCCGGCATCCCCTCCCGATGGCATTCGGGGAGAAGTGGCGCGAACTCGATATTCTGCTGGCACAGGCTTCGTGACTGACAATAATAATCTGCCGAAAATATGGGTGGGAAAGCTTGAGGACCTTACGTACAGTTAACGTGCTGCAGTTGAACAGTTGAATGCAAAAGCTCTCGAAGCCGCTTTGCGATAAGCGTAGGAACCGTTAGCCCGATCCTCGACACAACAGCACGGACGCGCCTTTCTCAAGGCACGCTGTCCATCGTGCTCGAGACGCCAGGAGTTGACCTTGCGAACCGCTGGCCTTAAACCAGATGGGCTATAGGATCGCGCCCCTTCCCGACGATTGGGGTGATTAACCAGAATCGAACTGGTGTTTCCTGATCCACAATCAGGCGTCCTGCCACTGGACGACAACCACCATAGCTAGGAAGGTCCAGCCATTCCTTTAGGCAAAACGGGGATGCACCAGACCTCTGCGCGACCTCCCTTAAGCGGGCGCATGTCCCAGTAGCGCCATCTTCCGAGCAATTGGCGGTTCTGACGGGATTTGAACCCGCGCCCTTCCAGCTGACAACTAGGCGCGCTCCTACTGCGCTACAGAACCATGTGGTGACCTCAGCCGGGTTTGAACCGGCATTCTCCTGGTTGAAAGCCAAGTGTGTTGACCACTTCCACCATGAGGCCAGAACAAGGCAACGCGCAGAGTCGAACGGCCGACGCCACCTCGTGTAGAACTAGGGGTTAAACCACTTCTCTATGTCACCAGGGAGTGAAAGGCATCTACGGAAGGTAGAGGCGCACACTCACGGCTTTAAATGGGCAGCTGACGTTCCGAACAGGCGAGGTGGTCTCGCAGATCTCGCGCCTAGCCTGGATGGTCACCGCGCTCTCGGGGGGACACGCACAGCAGCCCCAGATCCTCCAAACGGCCGGCAGGGAGCGGCACGAGGTGACAGGTCGTGTTCATGCCGGGCAGTCTACGCAGTAGCTGTAAGTATGCCATCGGCCAGGTGGCGAGGCCAAGCTCTAGACCAGATGACCTGACCCCCTCACGCCATGGCGATGGCCCCATGATCCACGCCCCAGTGGCATCCACAGCTTACTGCGATCACCTGATTGAACAATCTCACATGGCACCACCAATGGCCACAAGGCAACTGCAAACCAAGGGGACGCCCTCAAGGGTTTATCGAGCTGCATGCTCGCTTTACCAATGTTCGTCCCATGAGAAGGCCGTCCATTTGTTGATTGATGGACTGAGAGAGGCCGCCCAACCTTGTAGGCGGCCTCTTTCGTGAAGCTTATGAGCTGCGGTCTCCGCTACTTAGTCACTTGCCACAACCCTTGAAGACACGGTTCAAATCGGCGCGAGCGTAATTGAGTCAGTTCGTCACAGCACCAACTTTATCCACACATATAGGTTGTCTCCGACCAATCCATAGACTATCCCTTCTAGGCGCTTCTGACTCCGGTGATCCAGAATGTTCAGCTCTCCTCGGTCGTTTCCTCACCGGGAGTGGTGCTCGCGGGGTCGCTGGTAATCATGCTGCCCGAAGAGGCGACATCCTGCTTATCTAGGCCAAGTTCTTGATACTCGTCCGCGAGACGGGCTTCTGCTCTGGCTTCCTTGAGGGCAGCCTGGCGTTCATCAGTATGGCCCATAAACTGAAGGTCCACATTAGTAACCTCGACTTCCTTCGGAACCTTCGTATCGTGCATTCGATCATCCGTCATTCCTCAGCCTATGGAGGCGCTGCGAGTGCACAGTGAGGTGCAGGTAAAGCTCTCAGGGCATCAACTCCTGACAGGGGAAGACTGACGCTCACGTCACGTGCCAGCGCAATAACAAATCGCTGGGGAGGCTGACGCGGCGCAAGACGGTCAAAGCTCTCCAACTCCCGATTTCCTATCAATGCGTCTGGACGGTAGAGGATTCACACACTGGCCATGGCAGGCGTCAGTGGATAAGGGCAGAGGCATCCTCGACCTCTTGCCTCACTGACAAGCTGTGAATTGCCGGAGCAGTTCTACGGGACCACCCGGTTCGCCACACCATAGAGCACATCCAGAGTACTTTTACTGCCTGATGAAACAACCTCATCAAGCAGTCCATCGCGTTCTGTCTAACCTGTGCGCGAACTGCTGAATCAGCCCGTCATTGCCACCGCTGTGTACCGACAGGAGGCCACCGTCCAAAGTGACGTCGCTGTCCAGAACAACCTACTTCTCCGGGGAGTCCGTGTAGCGACATGGGGCTCAGCGCGCGCACTAATTCGCTTTCCACTAAACCATCCGCAAACAACTTTTACGCCCAAAGCGAAATAAATTTCCACGAGTTTTGCTGAGATTAGAATCCCAATTTTTTGTACCGTCCTGCACGTGCTTTTTCATCCTTGCTCACAGGAAGGCCAGGAAGGGGCTTCTGGGCGTCAATGGGGGATTAGTCTCCTTCCACCGCAAGGCTGAATTCAGCTAGGTTACGCATAAGCTAAGTCTCGGTCTGCCTAACGAACCCGTCGCTTTTATGCCCAGCGTTGGCAGGTTGAACCGCTTCATCTGAGACCTGCCCCTGTTGAAAAATCCAGCGCGAGTCCAGCCACCCAATATGGACGAACCTGCTGGCCGCACACCCTGTCATTCAGGACTATACGCAAGTCCTAGCGCGTTTTGCACGTGGTCCGCTATATCAGGGCACCACGACTGTTCGCGGTGGGCAAAGTGGCGGTGTGTTCCAGTTGGCGGCGCCAAGTCAACTCATTCACAGCAACGGGCGGGAATTTTGCAAACCGTCATCTCCAGACGAGTGTTCAGGCCGGGGGTAACTCTTCAACGAATTATCACTAATCTGACTTAGTGTCAAACTAGATTAAAGTTAGGCATAAATGAGGCGCATCGTTCCGGGAAGTTTCTTGGCCCGCTCAGTATGAGCGCTGAATGAAAAGCTGCCTAAGGCATGGCAGCGAGTTCGAGATATCCGGTTGCGTCACCACCTCATGGAGGCAAACCCACACCGCCATCTACAGATAAAGTTATTTATTCTCACCAGAGTAGTTTTCAGTCTCACGCCTGAGTGCAGGAAACTGCGCTATATGGCGCTGTGCTCGTTGCCACACATCCTCGGGGAAGGATTCTGGCGCGTGGTGGTTATTGATCGCACAGAACTCGGCGAGGCAGACCTCCACATCCATAACGTCTGCTCGCCACCCAGGTTGCAAAGAAGCAAGCGCGTCATGATGCTGGCGCAAGAGTTCATCTTCATCCACATAGCCTTGTGCATCAAAGGCAAGCTGGCCATTTGAAACGTACAGATGAGAGCCACGAAATTCAGGGGCGGGCCGAATGAATCGAAGCCGGAAGCCGACTTGAGGATACCTTTCCAAGAAGGCGAATCCTAGGATGTGACATGCGCCTGCGGAAAAGAAGCCTACATCTGGCCTCGCGTAGCTCAGTTGGATGTCACTCATTTCGTTCGGCGTTCTCATAAATGCGGTCGTGGGCTGCCTCACGGATGAACCATACACACTGGCCAGGTTTTTAAATGGTGTAACCTCGGGCGGATCAACACAAGAGGTGCTGGGGACCTTTCATCTGAGTGCTAAAGGAAAATTGATGGCGGCTAGCAGCGTGTTTAGTACATCCAGCCCTCCCATCACCTTATGGACCATAGAGTTCAGCGGCTGGGACACCTGCGTTCTCTAACGGGCGCTGGTCAGCAGAGTGGATACTCTCCAGCCTCAAAGTCCGCGGTTTCGATCTGGGATGCATGGGCCTGACTCACCCCGACCGTTGCAACGCCTGTTCGGATGGTCATCCTGCCCTGGGTCAGCTGTATACAGGTGGGCGTTTAGCTCTAGACGCACTATCTGACCATGAGCCTCGTTCGGCATGGTGCGGAACGTCTCTGCGACGCGCTGTGGTGGATGCTCGCGAAGCTGCCCATGCTGGTCAAGCTCCTGAAGATTCCTTCCCCGCACCAGGCGCGGCTTGAAGTCAAGGTGTCCGGTACAGAGCTCAGTGCCAATATCGCCAAGCACCGGAGCACAGATGTTTTGCCTCACAAGCTGGATGGCAGACGGAGAGCAGAGTCACACTGATCAGCTGCGGAATGCTGGAGCCACGATTCGGGAGCTCGTGATTCCCGTCCATGTTCACCGTCAACAGGTGATCTTCACTGCACACTGCAACAACATGACCGAGTCATCTCACTGACGCACACGCGGTCAAGAACGACAACAAGGGTTCAGATGGTGAAAACGGGCGTTATAATTCTGCTGCCCGAGTTACCAATCTTTTCCATCATACCTGAACCAGCGAGTCGCCTTCCAAAGGTGGCCTAAATCTCAGGCCACCCCTGCCCTTCGCATGCCGTAGGCCGAGTTAAGGCAACACAACCGATCCGAATATAAGTTGGAAGCAAGCCAGCGATCACGCTCTCGCAGAAAACACTTCTGCGCAGCCAACGCTACAAAGCAACGCACAGATCAGTCAGTTGCCAGAACCGGACCACCTGGGGCGACGAAGGGACATCAACACATCAACAAAAAGGCTGGCACCGTCACAGCTGACTTGAGTGGTAAACATTCTCTGAAGGGCAGTCAAGACCTCACACTTCGCACTGTTTGTGACGGACCGAGTGCAAGGTTTTCGTGTCAAAGACTCACAAGGGCTACGGAAAGGCAGTCTGAGCTTCAAGTCATCTTTACCTTCCTGCTACCAAGACCTTGCCACAACCGCCATTGACCCATTCGCAGATTATTCTCCGCATGGCCTGCTGGCTTAACAGCCGTCAATTACCGCCTGACCGCACTCGGTCAGTACAGTGAACTTCATTCCAGAGCACGGGGCCGGAGAAATCGGCCGAACAAGGAGTCATTTTGCCGCAGTCACCCAACCAATCCATGCGCGTGCTTGACCGAGGAGTCTACCGTGGTCCTCACCTGTACAGCGCCTTTCCAATGGTGCGGCTGACGCTGGATCTTGGGGCCCTGGAAGAATGGCCATCACATCTCCTGCCGGACTTCAACGCCCGTCTGCTGACCCTGTTACCGGGCTTAAAGGAGCACGGCTGCAGTCTTCATCGCCCGGGCGGTTTCATTGAACGTCTCCTGACAGGCACGTGGCTTGGACACGTCACCGAGCATGTCGCTCTTGAACTTCAGACACAGGTGGGCCACCGGGCCACACGCGGCAAGACCCGGAGCGTCCGCTCACAGCCAGGAGTTTATAACGTTCTGTTCGCCTATCAGGATGAACAGGTGGCCCTGCTGGCCGGACGAATCGCCCTGCAACTCGTGGACAGCCTGCTGCCTCCTGAGCTGCGCGGCGTGCAGGGCCTGAACCGAATCTGCACCGGCCCTGAGTCTCCTGACCTCCACCAGACCTTCGATCTTCCGGCCATGCTGGCGGC
It includes:
- a CDS encoding NPCBM/NEW2 domain-containing protein; translated protein: VNVNLTGARELRMVVTNGGDNIDYDHADWANPTITCVSSTPPAQPAGTLDPSFGQGGRVKVSGVDVVAEPGGAVAVVGKNFKVTRLSASGAVVAQSTDQFDGQANGLARQSDGKLIVAGQVDGQLAAIRFLSNLTLDSSFGAGGVVKLPLGGTNTSELGSSALDVAVQPDGKIVLGGRVRQQFNQDFVLVRLQSNGTRDASFGQNGVAITALEDLPAYSYASGISDEFISGLALQPDGKIVVAGQASGGFGDEAVLARYSSSGQLDASFSGDGIAKGIIDGYGGFRTVAVLPDGELLAGGSTQRALARAFLQKFSADGMPGSRVVFNFNDENYLESETIIYALAVQDDGGVIVGGGNQAFSSVNTDGTYLARFSAALVQDTTFGGAADGNVKINGDTFIALANSGNTIVATTPSADPVGGTVRVFR
- a CDS encoding M-like protein, with the protein product MTDDRMHDTKVPKEVEVTNVDLQFMGHTDERQAALKEARAEARLADEYQELGLDKQDVASSGSMITSDPASTTPGEETTEES